The proteins below come from a single Bacteroidales bacterium WCE2004 genomic window:
- a CDS encoding Putative esterase, whose product MMSHFSVEIAGRECFVRADEAPRFLLVQTLGRHERAGFDRTADLVAAAVGAPVVLVAFQVFDWALDLMPWPDPAISRDPRVGTMAEDTLRYVTDALLPALDADYGRLPVILGGYSLGGLFALWAASQTDRFAAIAAASPSLWIRDWLDFAGSHPVRTGKVYLSLGDREEHAKNRAIARVGDSVRGEYELLQRQLGARGCTLVWHPGGHFQDEGSRLAAAFGWCAAQLHP is encoded by the coding sequence ATGATGAGTCACTTCAGCGTCGAAATAGCCGGGCGGGAATGCTTCGTGCGGGCCGATGAGGCGCCGCGCTTCCTGCTGGTGCAGACGCTGGGGCGGCATGAACGGGCCGGCTTCGACCGCACGGCGGACCTGGTCGCCGCGGCGGTCGGCGCGCCCGTCGTGCTGGTGGCGTTCCAGGTGTTCGACTGGGCCCTGGACCTGATGCCGTGGCCCGATCCGGCCATCAGCCGGGATCCCAGGGTGGGCACGATGGCGGAGGATACGCTCCGCTATGTCACGGATGCGCTCCTGCCTGCGCTGGACGCCGATTATGGCCGCTTGCCCGTCATTCTGGGCGGCTATTCGCTCGGCGGGCTGTTCGCCCTGTGGGCGGCTTCGCAGACGGACCGTTTCGCGGCCATCGCCGCGGCCTCGCCCTCGCTGTGGATCCGGGACTGGCTGGACTTCGCCGGGAGCCATCCGGTGCGGACCGGGAAGGTCTACCTGAGCCTCGGCGACCGGGAGGAGCACGCCAAGAACCGCGCCATCGCCCGTGTGGGCGACAGTGTGCGGGGCGAATACGAATTGCTGCAGCGGCAGCTCGGGGCGCGGGGCTGTACCCTGGTCTGGCACCCCGGCGGCCATTTCCAGGACGAGGGCAGCCGTCTGGCGGCGGCTTTCGGCTGGTGCGCCGCACAGTTGCATCCGTAG
- a CDS encoding Pimeloyl-ACP methyl ester carboxylesterase, with protein MDIEHYFIEKGQGRPLVLLHGNSEDCSYFKGQIDAFAPYFHVYALDTRGHGQTPRGSAPFTIRQFADDLLAFLDARGIEKADLLGFSDGGNIAMVFAIKYPERVGRLILDGANLDTKGVKRSVQAFIEFGYRCAKLSARKSEKARRNAEMMGLMVNDPNVAPEELAKIQARTLVIAGTRDMIKEAHTRLIAAHIKGAQLVFIEGDHFIANKCPEAFNKAVLAFLRED; from the coding sequence ATGGACATCGAACACTATTTCATAGAGAAAGGACAGGGCCGGCCGCTGGTCCTGCTCCACGGCAACAGCGAGGACTGCAGCTATTTCAAGGGACAGATCGACGCGTTCGCCCCCTATTTCCATGTCTATGCCCTCGACACGCGCGGGCACGGGCAGACGCCGCGGGGCAGCGCCCCCTTCACCATCCGGCAGTTCGCCGACGACCTGCTGGCGTTCCTAGACGCCCGCGGGATCGAGAAGGCCGACCTGCTCGGCTTCTCCGACGGCGGCAACATCGCGATGGTCTTCGCGATCAAGTACCCGGAGCGCGTGGGGCGCCTCATCCTCGACGGCGCCAACCTCGACACGAAGGGCGTCAAGCGCTCCGTGCAGGCCTTCATCGAGTTCGGTTACCGCTGCGCGAAATTGTCCGCCCGCAAGAGCGAAAAGGCCCGGCGCAACGCCGAAATGATGGGGCTGATGGTCAACGATCCCAACGTCGCGCCGGAGGAACTGGCAAAGATCCAGGCCCGGACGCTGGTCATCGCCGGCACCCGCGACATGATCAAGGAAGCCCACACGCGGCTCATCGCCGCCCACATCAAAGGCGCGCAGCTGGTCTTCATCGAGGGCGACCACTTCATCGCGAACAAGTGCCCGGAAGCCTTTAACAAGGCCGTCCTGGCCTTCCTGCGGGAAGACTAA
- a CDS encoding Fimbrillin-like, whose protein sequence is MKLLYKALQVAALLFSLAIGFAGCTKDGGDTLSAPFVYDIPIDGLPLTRGSRQDSFNVNRYGLYGMSGRNTFAKNVILEKHEDGTWSQSGSINIPDEAVNLYAVNASFAKKSAGGIMDKLTMTPAKQTFTYTVPERAEDQFDLMYASSIGVNVSENGGDTGLRFKSALAALNFMIVNKMEEGYHVVVGGISVHNVITSGTFTFSATESNAGTWAEGTARGKAERILDEPFVVPATRDYLVHRDTILIVMPQAKGTKWKTKDSSPVSIAEADANGQNYLRLLCKIQNAQGRYVLGSADSYGEVYLPVNIPKTTAGVTSTLAISFTGGYDSSGSPMSFSSGYFFDVEPWVDGTEEPEDIEF, encoded by the coding sequence ATGAAATTATTGTATAAAGCCCTGCAGGTTGCCGCCCTCCTCTTCTCATTGGCAATAGGCTTCGCCGGCTGCACCAAGGATGGTGGCGATACGCTTTCCGCTCCTTTTGTATACGACATCCCGATAGACGGTCTTCCGCTGACACGCGGCTCCCGCCAGGACAGTTTCAACGTCAACCGATATGGCCTTTATGGGATGAGCGGCAGGAATACCTTTGCGAAAAACGTCATCCTGGAGAAGCACGAAGACGGGACATGGAGCCAGAGCGGCAGCATCAACATTCCTGACGAAGCGGTCAACTTATATGCCGTCAATGCCTCGTTTGCCAAAAAGAGCGCCGGCGGTATCATGGACAAGCTGACGATGACGCCCGCGAAACAGACATTTACCTATACGGTGCCGGAGCGTGCGGAGGATCAGTTTGACCTGATGTATGCCTCCTCCATCGGCGTGAACGTCAGTGAGAACGGCGGCGATACCGGGCTCCGTTTCAAATCTGCGCTCGCGGCCCTGAATTTCATGATTGTCAACAAGATGGAGGAAGGTTATCATGTCGTGGTCGGAGGAATATCCGTGCATAACGTCATTACCTCGGGAACCTTCACGTTCAGCGCCACGGAATCGAATGCCGGCACCTGGGCGGAGGGTACCGCCCGCGGGAAGGCCGAGCGCATCCTGGACGAGCCGTTCGTGGTCCCGGCCACCCGGGATTATCTGGTCCACAGGGATACCATCCTCATCGTGATGCCGCAGGCAAAAGGCACCAAGTGGAAAACGAAGGACTCCAGCCCCGTCTCCATAGCGGAGGCTGACGCCAACGGCCAGAATTACCTGCGGCTGCTCTGCAAGATACAGAACGCGCAGGGCAGATATGTGCTGGGCTCGGCGGACTCCTATGGGGAGGTGTATCTCCCGGTCAATATCCCGAAGACCACAGCCGGCGTGACGAGCACCCTTGCCATCAGTTTCACGGGAGGATATGACAGCAGCGGCAGCCCCATGTCGTTCAGCTCCGGCTATTTCTTCGACGTCGAACCCTGGGTTGACGGAACGGAGGAACCGGAGGATATCGAATTCTGA
- a CDS encoding Outer membrane receptor proteins, mostly Fe transport, translated as MNAKTIILTASVLLAVLSGRAQDAMTAQPDSLGRVEQLREATVAARRELVTSDADKLTYNVEADPQAAGSSLIDILRRVPMVSVNGEEKVLLNGSTDYKVLVNGRPTGMLVRNFAQLVKTFPASSVKEIQVITNPPVKYDAEGIGGLINIVLVRRLKAGYSGSVGLQAGTLGMASANGYLSAQLGKFAVSASAGGMRFPNPRYNGITDIENLTGTARRYQRLEFEDDVLYSTGSFSLEASYEPDSLNLVTLSGWVDLQRTRESFRISERFWDADRRLTADMQEPRQAYSRGDSFSGELAYQKTFRGDGGVLTFSYAVDGIPNGVDNDVTVVPVLGVEPYRRHSFNTANTLQHFAQADYFATLRKKHQLEAGAKYTLRSHTADSQDELWDFERQAWRVDDGNVNDLDYRQHIFAAYASYGYKFARLTLKAGARLEYTLNRGLSKSASGKLTFDNSNFNVVPYLNAAWQLGGSDALSLSYTRRLGRPSVSYLNPYIFEETPYSRSHGNPDLRTVVSDALTLTYRTGGDKWGLTARTYGSLCGNKIEYLSVTHPDGTKVSTYGNAVRHRHVDALLDFDWEPTDGFGMQVSGNVGYDDFYARALDQRNGGWNWSVDFSANAGLWREALAYVSAFASGGETTLQRTYHGAEYAYSIGLQQRFCQGHLTLSATAVLPFQNRYEGASRDTEAATYRQHNASWYNPRQFRFGLTWRFGKTEISLKRARKTDVDDKL; from the coding sequence ATGAACGCGAAGACAATCATCCTTACAGCATCCGTCCTGCTCGCCGTCCTGTCCGGCCGGGCGCAGGACGCTATGACGGCGCAGCCGGATTCCCTCGGCCGGGTGGAGCAGCTCCGGGAGGCCACCGTCGCTGCCCGCCGTGAGCTCGTCACTTCGGACGCCGACAAACTTACCTATAACGTGGAGGCCGACCCGCAGGCGGCGGGCAGCAGCCTGATCGACATCCTCCGGCGCGTGCCGATGGTCAGCGTCAACGGGGAGGAGAAGGTGCTGCTGAACGGCAGCACGGACTACAAGGTGCTCGTCAACGGCCGTCCGACCGGGATGCTGGTCCGCAACTTTGCCCAGCTCGTCAAGACCTTCCCGGCCTCGTCCGTCAAGGAGATCCAGGTCATCACCAATCCGCCCGTCAAGTATGACGCGGAGGGCATCGGCGGCCTCATCAACATCGTGCTTGTCCGCCGGCTGAAGGCGGGTTACAGCGGCTCCGTCGGCCTGCAGGCCGGCACGCTGGGCATGGCCTCCGCCAACGGTTACCTGTCCGCCCAGCTGGGCAAGTTCGCCGTCAGCGCCAGCGCCGGCGGCATGCGTTTCCCCAATCCCCGGTACAACGGCATCACGGACATCGAGAACCTCACCGGTACGGCGCGCCGCTACCAGCGACTCGAATTCGAGGACGACGTCCTGTATTCGACGGGCTCCTTCTCGCTGGAGGCCAGCTACGAGCCGGATTCGCTCAACCTGGTCACGCTTTCCGGCTGGGTGGACCTGCAGCGCACCCGGGAGTCTTTCCGGATCTCGGAACGCTTCTGGGACGCTGACCGCAGGCTGACGGCCGACATGCAGGAGCCGCGGCAGGCGTACAGCCGGGGCGATTCGTTCTCCGGCGAACTGGCTTATCAGAAGACGTTCCGGGGAGACGGGGGCGTGCTGACCTTCAGCTATGCCGTCGACGGGATCCCGAACGGGGTCGACAACGACGTCACCGTGGTCCCGGTCCTCGGCGTGGAGCCCTACCGGCGGCATTCGTTCAATACGGCCAACACGCTGCAGCATTTCGCGCAGGCGGACTACTTCGCCACCCTGCGCAAGAAGCACCAGCTCGAGGCCGGCGCGAAATACACCCTGCGCAGCCATACGGCCGACTCGCAGGACGAACTATGGGACTTCGAAAGGCAGGCATGGCGGGTGGACGACGGCAATGTCAACGACCTGGACTACCGCCAGCACATCTTCGCGGCCTACGCCAGCTACGGCTACAAGTTCGCGCGCCTGACGCTGAAGGCGGGCGCGCGCCTGGAGTACACCCTCAACCGGGGCCTGTCGAAGAGCGCCTCCGGCAAGCTGACCTTCGACAACAGCAACTTCAACGTGGTGCCGTATCTCAACGCGGCCTGGCAGCTCGGCGGGTCGGACGCGCTGTCGCTGTCCTACACCCGCCGGCTCGGCCGCCCCAGCGTGAGCTACCTCAATCCCTACATCTTCGAGGAGACGCCCTACAGCCGCTCGCACGGCAATCCCGACCTACGGACGGTGGTCTCCGACGCGCTGACGCTCACGTACCGGACCGGCGGCGACAAATGGGGCCTGACGGCCCGGACCTACGGGAGTCTGTGCGGTAACAAGATCGAATACCTGTCCGTGACGCATCCCGACGGGACCAAGGTCTCCACGTACGGGAACGCCGTCCGGCACCGCCACGTGGACGCGCTGCTGGATTTCGACTGGGAGCCGACGGACGGCTTCGGCATGCAGGTGTCCGGGAATGTGGGCTATGACGATTTCTACGCCCGTGCGTTGGACCAGCGGAACGGCGGCTGGAACTGGTCCGTCGATTTCAGTGCCAACGCCGGCCTCTGGCGGGAGGCGCTGGCGTATGTCTCCGCCTTCGCCTCCGGCGGCGAGACCACGCTGCAGCGGACTTATCATGGGGCGGAGTATGCCTATTCCATCGGCCTGCAGCAGCGTTTCTGCCAGGGGCACCTGACGCTTTCCGCGACGGCGGTATTGCCCTTCCAGAACCGCTACGAAGGCGCTTCGCGCGACACGGAAGCGGCGACCTACCGCCAGCACAATGCGTCTTGGTACAATCCGCGCCAGTTCCGCTTCGGCCTCACGTGGCGCTTCGGCAAGACGGAGATCAGCCTCAAGCGCGCCCGGAAGACAGACGTGGACGACAAGCTCTGA
- a CDS encoding FKBP-type peptidyl-prolyl cis-trans isomerase — protein sequence MYYRKKQKRPNPYKEANEAFLEAKAREEGIVALDNGVLYKVLEKGGGTRTPTPRGIVYVHYTGRLIDGTVFDTTEGEALPALFRVNELIMGWQIALTRMHEGDTWEVYIPAKWAYGATKMDDIPAYSTLVFTMTLVKIER from the coding sequence ATGTACTACCGCAAAAAACAAAAACGTCCCAACCCCTACAAAGAGGCGAACGAGGCCTTCCTGGAGGCGAAAGCCCGAGAAGAGGGGATCGTCGCCCTCGACAACGGCGTCCTGTACAAGGTGCTGGAAAAGGGTGGAGGTACCCGCACGCCCACGCCGCGTGGCATCGTCTATGTCCATTATACCGGGCGCCTGATCGACGGCACGGTGTTCGACACCACGGAAGGCGAGGCGCTTCCCGCGCTGTTCCGGGTGAACGAGCTCATCATGGGCTGGCAGATCGCCCTCACGCGGATGCACGAGGGCGATACCTGGGAAGTCTATATCCCTGCCAAATGGGCCTATGGCGCAACGAAGATGGACGATATCCCCGCCTACAGCACGCTGGTCTTCACCATGACCCTGGTCAAGATCGAGCGATAA
- a CDS encoding Fimbrillin-like, with the protein MRIHLWPVAMSAFLMLSLPACSREDPAAPALKKWSFQFSTDAVAVKGAPEHELSRSVGMSACVFDDGAQPGLPEYMWNGEVVRKGAGWDTADSYARPAAGKSIVFQAYYPFFPQDGTGPVRLAAPSVPGPLTLEYEVPADVSDQVDLMTGESEVLSTDGDLEDVPVTMHHRLSAIQFVTGDIGLAGTIKSISLKDIHGKGSYRHGDDGWTLPDQTDGACFTVRPGFVVEGVTLAGDPDGRKMVAGGDDTFLMLPQAIPDGAKMVIEYEAAVDGVTSVHTLEAKLRSRSIQEWQMGKVYTYQISVVSLALEYEAFVNDWEMGGQTDVHITF; encoded by the coding sequence ATGAGGATTCATCTATGGCCCGTGGCCATGTCCGCATTCCTGATGCTGTCGCTGCCGGCTTGCAGCCGCGAAGACCCTGCTGCGCCGGCCTTGAAAAAATGGTCCTTCCAGTTCTCTACAGACGCGGTCGCCGTGAAAGGCGCTCCTGAACATGAGCTCAGCAGGAGCGTGGGCATGTCGGCCTGCGTCTTTGACGACGGTGCCCAGCCGGGGCTGCCGGAGTATATGTGGAACGGGGAAGTGGTCAGAAAAGGAGCCGGATGGGACACGGCCGACAGCTATGCCAGGCCGGCCGCCGGCAAGTCCATCGTGTTCCAGGCTTACTATCCCTTCTTCCCGCAGGACGGCACGGGACCGGTGCGGCTGGCGGCTCCTTCCGTCCCCGGTCCTTTGACCCTGGAGTATGAGGTACCCGCAGACGTGTCCGACCAGGTGGACCTGATGACCGGCGAATCCGAGGTGCTGAGCACCGACGGCGACCTCGAAGATGTACCCGTCACGATGCATCACCGGCTTTCCGCCATCCAGTTCGTCACCGGCGACATCGGCCTTGCCGGAACGATCAAGAGCATCTCGCTCAAGGACATCCACGGGAAGGGTTCTTACCGTCATGGAGATGACGGATGGACGCTGCCCGACCAGACCGACGGCGCGTGCTTTACCGTCAGGCCCGGGTTTGTCGTCGAGGGCGTGACGCTGGCCGGGGATCCGGACGGCAGGAAGATGGTTGCAGGCGGGGACGACACCTTCCTGATGCTGCCGCAGGCGATTCCGGACGGGGCGAAGATGGTGATCGAATATGAAGCGGCCGTCGATGGCGTGACCTCCGTCCATACGCTTGAGGCGAAGCTTCGAAGCCGTTCCATACAGGAATGGCAAATGGGAAAGGTCTATACCTACCAGATTTCCGTCGTATCCCTCGCCCTGGAATATGAAGCTTTCGTCAACGACTGGGAAATGGGCGGCCAGACCGACGTCCATATCACTTTTTAG
- a CDS encoding Fimbrillin-like produces the protein MKTHDYILAAGIVLMLAACSFLSDMGNPLETPEPVVLRAASADGALKARDRVALRIGGEVKIYEACDEDGGILKAAPSETPFLWKASGEKKQISGWFRGDGRNLKEIPSEWAVAGDQDADEGAGMRQSDFLYAAPTGITYTDRFHARINFYHQTSKVMVRIKNEGALKDNAEALEGLTVGDESFPVVMRASFEEIPSDRYGRWTLSRKKENLGYVTPHETVVEGASSYLKYYEALVIPDNFDGKPLLAITLRGHTYYYVPAQNQARLTPGHLFIYDISVSEDSTKLVVTPMVGDDLVWTWDGDGTVTEDDEKSAELIIQGWIWDRSADTNVTSGVIPLGFGPEGWKKEGDGSVTVEEGNPPPSPGSDGWEKEGGDGEATGDDQPGTINGDGGSQWTKEGEDEDITSTPE, from the coding sequence ATGAAAACACACGACTATATATTGGCCGCGGGCATTGTACTGATGCTCGCCGCCTGCTCGTTTCTGTCGGACATGGGGAATCCCCTGGAGACGCCGGAGCCGGTCGTACTGCGGGCGGCGTCCGCGGACGGGGCCCTGAAAGCCCGCGACCGGGTGGCTCTGCGCATCGGCGGCGAAGTCAAGATTTATGAGGCCTGCGATGAAGATGGAGGCATCCTGAAGGCGGCGCCGTCCGAGACGCCGTTCCTCTGGAAAGCATCCGGAGAGAAGAAACAGATATCCGGCTGGTTCAGGGGAGATGGCAGGAACCTGAAGGAAATTCCTTCAGAATGGGCCGTCGCCGGCGACCAGGACGCCGACGAGGGCGCCGGGATGCGGCAGAGTGATTTCCTCTATGCCGCTCCTACCGGAATCACGTATACCGACCGTTTCCATGCGCGGATCAATTTCTATCACCAGACCTCCAAGGTCATGGTGCGGATCAAGAACGAAGGAGCGCTCAAGGACAACGCCGAAGCGTTGGAAGGCCTTACCGTCGGGGACGAATCCTTCCCTGTGGTGATGCGGGCGTCCTTCGAGGAGATTCCGTCTGACCGCTACGGACGCTGGACCCTTTCCAGGAAAAAGGAGAATCTGGGATATGTGACGCCTCATGAGACGGTCGTGGAGGGTGCCTCCTCCTATCTCAAATACTATGAGGCCCTGGTCATTCCCGACAATTTCGACGGCAAGCCGCTGCTCGCCATCACCCTGCGGGGACACACGTACTATTATGTCCCCGCGCAGAATCAGGCCCGGCTGACGCCCGGACACCTTTTCATTTATGACATAAGCGTCAGCGAAGACAGCACCAAACTGGTCGTCACCCCGATGGTAGGCGACGACCTGGTCTGGACCTGGGACGGCGACGGGACTGTCACGGAAGATGACGAGAAAAGTGCCGAACTCATCATCCAGGGCTGGATATGGGACCGCAGCGCGGACACCAATGTCACCTCCGGCGTAATCCCGCTCGGGTTCGGCCCGGAAGGCTGGAAGAAGGAAGGTGACGGGAGCGTCACGGTTGAGGAGGGGAATCCGCCGCCCAGTCCCGGATCGGATGGCTGGGAGAAAGAAGGAGGCGACGGAGAAGCGACAGGGGACGACCAGCCTGGAACCATCAATGGCGACGGAGGAAGCCAATGGACAAAGGAGGGAGAAGATGAGGATATCACCAGTACCCCGGAGTAA